One segment of Peromyscus leucopus breed LL Stock chromosome 5, UCI_PerLeu_2.1, whole genome shotgun sequence DNA contains the following:
- the Smim32 gene encoding small integral membrane protein 32 has protein sequence MYGDVFNATSGPEVAGSGALAPGATVKAEGALPLELATARGVRDGSATKPDLPTYLLLFFLLLLSVALVVLFIGCQLRHSAFAALPHDRSLRDARAPWRTRPV, from the coding sequence ATGTACGGCGACGTGTTCAACGCCACCAGCGGCCCGGAGGTGGCGGGAAGCGGCGCGCTGGCCCCGGGAGCCACGGTTAAGGCAGAGGGTGCTTTGCCTCTGGAGCTGGCCACTGCGCGTGGAGTTCGGGACGGCtcggccaccaagcctgacctgcCCACCTACctgctgctcttcttcctcctgctgctgtcGGTGGCTCTTGTCGTCCTCTTCATCGGCTGCCAGCTGCGCCACTCGGCCTTTGCTGCGCTGCCCCACGACCGCTCGCTGCGCGATGCCCGTGCGCCCTGGAGAACGCGGCCCGTATAG